In the genome of Harmonia axyridis chromosome 4, icHarAxyr1.1, whole genome shotgun sequence, the window ataaaagatcgcttatttgtgcgttgcaataactctctattgAGACCATAGGtttgaagaaaagaataaaaaataatatcgcATTTGATGACATGTTGACATGTGCTGACTTCTGTTTAGTTTAGTGTCTATGACATATTTGTTTATTAAAAATTGTAATAGAAACAAATTATTTAAGAATTTCAGctataaattcaataaaattaaacatTGAATTTCAGCTCAGTGCAGAACAactaattttcaagtttttgttgaaataattgTTATGGAACAGTATACCTGAAACGTTTGAAATATGTCTAGTCGAAGAAGCAATAATACTAATTCTAGATTGAAACAGGATTATATTAGACTGAAGAAGGATCCTGTACCATATATTACCGCCGAACCTCTACCCAGTAATATATTGGAATGGTAATTACTTGAACTGCTTTTTCATCTTTCGAatttaaaaatatcaaaattacagGCATTATGTCGTAAGTGGCCCTGAAAATACACCATATGAAGGAGGATATTACCATGGGAAATTAGTTTTTCCCAGTGAATTTCCTTTCAAACCTCCTGCAATTTACATGTTGACGCCAAATGGCAGATTCAAAACAAACAAGAAGCTCTGTCTCAGTATTTCCGATTTTCATCCCGATACTTGGAATCCTGCATGGAGTGTATCAACAATTCTAACAGGACTTCTCAGtttcatggcaagttatttcaaaattcaatgttAGTTAATTCCAGACTTTCTAGCTGTGGttctttattcattattttttcttcatcacttatttattattatgtagTTGTTAAATTATTAGTTCACTTACAACTGAAATAGAAATGTTCAGAGGTTTTTTGGTTTGAGATTGTAACTCGACACTAGATATCCCTGAACTGTTGTTGTGCCAAAGCTTGGAATTATCTCACTCTATTGAACAATTCAGTTGTGAAAGCCTTCAACATTTAACTTTATTTTATTAACCTCAAAATGTGTTCTATAGAATGAAAGATGTCCAACATTAGGAAGCGTTGAGAGTACAGACCATGATAAAAGACAATTTGCATATAATTCACTGGAGTACAACTTGAAGAATAAAGATTTTTGCGAATTGTTTCCAGAACTTGTTACTACTATGAAGGTATGCCCTATTTAAAGATATACGTTTTCAAGACCCATCTAACTGAATATTCTTTCAGGTTGAATTGAGCAGAAGGGTCACTCTTCAGTCCAGCCATGGAGACAATTCAAATGTGAATAATCGGTCAGTAactgaacaaagtagtattcaATCGTGTATAACTAATTTAATAGTTATAGTAGGATTTGCAGCTTTTGCATTTACAGTTAAATATGTAATGCAACATACGAAACAGGAATAAAATTCGGtcttaatttcaaataattttcatattctcTTTCAATTGAGTATTGATTCTATTGTTACTTATTAATACATATCAGTATatgtataattttaaattaattgattttatttttaatgaatgttCCAACTGTGGTCAAATAATAGTGTTAACATGTTTTTATAAAACTCACATTTTCCGCTTTTAGCCGAACTTCAAAAACCTGTAGCCTGTTcagcaaaattaaaaaattgttcaGTTCCTGACGACCCTTCATCCTTTATTCAATATTGTAACATTAATTTGACAGAAACTGTTTGTACTTTGAATAGTTTCAATTtgtattgaatttgaatatttatatttttatgtgatataAATTAGTTACTACATCTTGATCTTATTACTATATAGGGGTGAAAATTCAGTGAAAATAGTGTTTCACTTCGATAGAATATATTCTTCAGAGTTACGGCTTCTTACCTTTATAGagccaaaaatattaaaatcatgTAATATGGTTATAATGCTaattaattcgaaaaatatatatttacaaAATAAAGTAGAGAACTGGAGATTTGTTCTCTTTTTTTCTAAGGAGTAATTGAAATCAAAAGATATCATtacagattttcatgaaaaaatttttctcagtCTTTGTAGAGGGCTGTTATTTCTTCAATGGTTTTGTTCTTTGTTTCTGGCACTTTGAAGATGATGAATATTAGGAACAATACTTGGAAAACAATGAATATGATGAAGACGAAATATCCAAGATagaactgaaaatgaaaaaaaaaacattattttataaCTTTCGACACTAACTACAGAAAAGTACTTTCAATCTATATATTACCAAAAATTAGACTACAGGATGTATCACACTGTTTTTAAG includes:
- the LOC123677515 gene encoding ubiquitin-conjugating enzyme E2 J2 is translated as MSSRRSNNTNSRLKQDYIRLKKDPVPYITAEPLPSNILEWHYVVSGPENTPYEGGYYHGKLVFPSEFPFKPPAIYMLTPNGRFKTNKKLCLSISDFHPDTWNPAWSVSTILTGLLSFMNERCPTLGSVESTDHDKRQFAYNSLEYNLKNKDFCELFPELVTTMKVELSRRVTLQSSHGDNSNVNNRSVTEQSSIQSCITNLIVIVGFAAFAFTVKYVMQHTKQE